A stretch of the Thiocystis violascens DSM 198 genome encodes the following:
- a CDS encoding LexA family transcriptional regulator, with protein sequence MNTKKLNFLPSEEIAARGKTSRPELYSRISAVSDLFETRKKAAEAAGISTDQLARYANGQSQPGLVPIAKMCDAAGVRLGWLWTGEGPMRTGGARPEPTAPAGIWEEFALVPLYDVSVSTGPGVLVESEAVLAQLAFRRDWLRQTGIQADNLAVVRAVGDSMEPTIRHGDALLVDRAKREPEGGYIYVLQIDHELRAKRLQRLADGRVRLGTDNFAYAEEFIERDRLHQLEIVGRVVWKGGMM encoded by the coding sequence TCGGAAGAGATTGCTGCGCGAGGTAAAACTTCTAGGCCAGAACTTTATAGCCGCATTAGTGCTGTCTCTGACCTTTTTGAGACTCGCAAAAAAGCGGCAGAGGCGGCTGGCATCTCGACCGATCAGCTTGCTCGGTATGCCAATGGCCAAAGCCAGCCTGGCCTCGTCCCGATTGCGAAGATGTGCGATGCCGCCGGCGTCCGGCTGGGCTGGCTATGGACAGGCGAAGGCCCCATGCGCACTGGGGGAGCACGCCCGGAACCAACGGCTCCAGCGGGGATCTGGGAGGAATTTGCCCTGGTGCCGCTGTACGACGTGTCGGTCAGCACCGGGCCGGGGGTCTTGGTGGAAAGCGAGGCGGTGCTCGCCCAGTTGGCGTTTCGTCGCGACTGGCTGCGCCAGACCGGCATCCAGGCCGACAACCTGGCGGTGGTGCGGGCCGTGGGCGACTCGATGGAGCCCACCATCCGCCACGGCGACGCCCTCCTGGTCGACCGCGCCAAGCGCGAGCCGGAGGGTGGCTACATCTACGTCTTACAGATCGATCACGAGCTGCGCGCCAAGCGCCTGCAACGCCTGGCCGATGGCCGGGTCCGGCTCGGCACCGACAACTTCGCCTATGCCGAGGAGTTCATCGAGCGCGACCGCCTCCACCAACTGGAAATCGTGGGCCGGGTCGTCTGGAAGGGTGGAATGATGTGA